A region from the Kribbella shirazensis genome encodes:
- a CDS encoding CaiB/BaiF CoA transferase family protein, with protein sequence MSILDGYRVLDCSIAMAGPFAAQRLGDLGADVVKVEPVTGEWQRHAAAGGAKGNAINVSFLSLNRNKRSLAVDLKSAEGKRVLLRLVETADVFLQNYRPGVAERLGVDYATLSAINPRLVYVSMSGYGEDGPHRNLPGQDLLLQAKSGAMLSTGRHGEPPQPAGQYLVDAVTASTAFEAVLAALLHRERTGEGQLVKVNMLDAITTLQMQELSVFTAGNVPQRRGSEPHAHVYIRAPYGTFKTADGFLALAMPDLPTLGRVIGEDAFLAMDSEVHGWTHRDQIFRLTAERLLRRTTDEWLTALTEAGIWCGPVYDYEQLVNDPQIRHNGTFVEYDHPTEGRVKTPGFPYSFEKTPATVDRGAPLVGEHSREVLSEAGFGADEIADLLDTGVVAETRLPDPVP encoded by the coding sequence ATGAGCATTCTCGACGGGTACCGCGTGCTCGACTGCTCGATCGCGATGGCCGGGCCGTTCGCCGCGCAGCGTCTCGGCGATCTCGGCGCGGACGTCGTCAAGGTCGAGCCGGTGACAGGGGAGTGGCAGCGGCACGCAGCGGCCGGTGGTGCGAAGGGCAACGCGATCAACGTCTCCTTCCTGTCCCTCAACCGCAACAAGCGCTCGCTCGCCGTCGACCTCAAGTCCGCCGAGGGCAAGCGTGTGCTGCTGCGCCTGGTCGAGACCGCCGACGTGTTCCTGCAGAACTACCGGCCCGGCGTGGCGGAACGGCTCGGCGTCGACTACGCGACGCTGTCGGCCATCAACCCGCGGCTGGTGTACGTCTCGATGTCCGGGTACGGCGAGGACGGCCCGCACCGCAACCTGCCCGGCCAGGACCTGTTGCTGCAGGCAAAGTCCGGCGCGATGCTGTCGACCGGGCGGCACGGTGAACCGCCGCAGCCGGCCGGGCAGTACCTCGTCGACGCCGTCACCGCGTCGACCGCGTTCGAGGCCGTGCTCGCCGCGCTGCTGCACCGCGAGCGCACCGGTGAAGGACAGCTGGTGAAGGTGAACATGCTCGACGCGATCACGACCCTGCAGATGCAGGAGCTGTCCGTCTTCACGGCCGGGAACGTCCCGCAACGCCGGGGGTCCGAGCCGCACGCCCACGTCTACATCAGGGCGCCGTACGGAACCTTCAAGACGGCGGACGGTTTCCTGGCGCTGGCGATGCCCGACCTGCCGACGCTCGGCCGGGTGATCGGCGAGGACGCGTTCCTGGCCATGGATTCCGAGGTGCACGGCTGGACGCACCGCGACCAGATCTTCCGGCTGACCGCCGAGCGGCTGCTGCGGCGTACGACGGACGAGTGGCTGACGGCACTGACCGAGGCCGGGATCTGGTGCGGGCCGGTGTACGACTACGAGCAGCTCGTGAACGATCCGCAGATCCGCCACAACGGCACGTTCGTGGAGTACGACCATCCGACCGAGGGCCGGGTGAAGACGCCCGGCTTCCCGTACAGCTTCGAGAAGACGCCCGCGACCGTCGACCGTGGCGCGCCGCTGGTCGGGGAGCACAGCCGGGAGGTGCTGTCCGAGGCCGGGTTCGGGGCAGACGAGATCGCGGACCTGCTGGACACGGGTGTCGTCGCCGAGACCAGGCTGCCGGACCCGGTGCCGTGA
- a CDS encoding ABC transporter permease subunit yields MTAQVVPAARRTTATRRWHVSEHKVAALVLVTPALLIIVGLRIVPLILGAQYSLTGDGERNGMFVGLANYRTLAEDPVFRTAVKNVGLLFLALPVAVAVPGILATFLFLKVPGHRFYRSVYFFPVVLSPVIIGAIFNILLSFDGPLNQLLGKAGVAPVDWLGNSNIAIFSVIGVHIWATFGMALVIFMAGFSTLDQSLLDAARCDGATLPQTVWHVVVPELSRTIQFVFVTTMIGMLTGMFGLVYVMTAGGPGGATYLPEFYIWVTQGQMNSPALASAASMVLFVVMLLVGLAQIRLIKRATKEV; encoded by the coding sequence GTGACCGCACAAGTCGTTCCAGCAGCACGCCGTACGACGGCCACTCGCCGGTGGCACGTCAGCGAGCACAAGGTGGCCGCGCTGGTCCTGGTGACACCGGCACTGCTGATCATCGTCGGACTGCGCATCGTCCCGCTGATCCTCGGTGCGCAGTACTCGCTCACCGGGGACGGCGAGCGCAACGGGATGTTCGTTGGCCTGGCCAACTACCGGACGCTCGCGGAGGACCCGGTGTTCCGGACCGCGGTGAAGAACGTCGGCCTGCTGTTCCTGGCGCTGCCGGTGGCGGTCGCCGTACCGGGGATCCTCGCGACGTTCCTGTTCCTGAAGGTCCCCGGGCACCGGTTCTACCGCAGTGTGTACTTCTTCCCGGTGGTGCTGTCACCGGTGATCATCGGCGCCATCTTCAACATCCTGCTGTCCTTCGACGGCCCGCTGAACCAGTTGCTCGGCAAGGCCGGCGTCGCGCCGGTCGACTGGCTGGGCAACTCGAACATCGCGATCTTCTCGGTGATCGGCGTGCACATCTGGGCGACGTTCGGGATGGCGCTGGTGATCTTCATGGCTGGGTTCTCCACACTGGACCAGTCGTTGCTCGACGCGGCGCGGTGCGACGGCGCGACGCTGCCGCAGACTGTGTGGCACGTGGTGGTCCCGGAGCTCAGCCGGACTATCCAGTTCGTCTTCGTCACCACGATGATCGGCATGCTGACCGGGATGTTCGGCCTGGTGTACGTGATGACCGCGGGCGGCCCGGGCGGTGCGACGTACCTGCCGGAGTTCTACATCTGGGTCACACAGGGGCAGATGAACAGCCCCGCGCTGGCGTCGGCGGCCTCGATGGTGCTGTTCGTCGTGATGCTGCTGGTCGGGCTCGCGCAGATCCGGCTGATCAAGCGCGCCACCAAGGAGGTGTGA
- a CDS encoding DUF4432 family protein, with the protein MNVFGDELSVAALRERTGDLASVAGVREVVLSNGLERGVRAVQLRSAGGLEVEVLVDRALDLGSARYRGVPFGWRSGNGFRHPGLHEHNDEGGLSWLRALDGLLVSGGLDHTLFGNEVDAGHYRYPPKETVSHGLHGRLTAIPGRLLEAGEVWDGDRCTLRVRGEVVQATSFGEHLRLTRTIELDFDGLELRLYDVVDNLGYERTPHMFLYHLNFGWPVIDAGTEFVAPIAETTWRSDSVAEQGVSYRVQPDPQPGFVEQVYEHRLVADQDGRHRVALIRGDSTLGVEVSWDAATMPCFFEWQNLRSGQYAVGLEPSTHHVTGDAAAREDGTMTWLEHGESRTYRTTIRVLDGAEATAAARDAIRRVADQPEGNNA; encoded by the coding sequence GTGAACGTGTTCGGAGACGAGCTGTCCGTCGCCGCGTTGCGGGAGCGGACCGGGGATCTGGCCAGTGTTGCCGGAGTGCGTGAAGTTGTGCTGAGCAACGGTCTCGAGCGTGGTGTCCGCGCCGTGCAGTTGCGGAGCGCGGGCGGGCTCGAGGTCGAGGTGCTGGTGGACCGGGCGCTCGATCTGGGGTCCGCGCGCTATCGCGGCGTACCGTTCGGCTGGCGGTCGGGCAACGGCTTCCGCCATCCGGGGCTGCACGAGCACAACGACGAGGGCGGTCTGTCCTGGCTGCGGGCACTCGACGGACTGCTGGTCTCCGGCGGCCTCGACCACACGTTGTTCGGCAACGAGGTCGACGCCGGCCACTACCGTTATCCACCGAAAGAGACCGTGTCGCACGGGCTGCACGGACGGCTGACCGCGATCCCGGGCCGGCTGCTCGAAGCCGGTGAGGTATGGGACGGCGACCGGTGCACGTTGCGCGTGCGCGGCGAGGTCGTGCAGGCGACGTCGTTCGGCGAGCACCTGCGGCTGACCCGCACGATCGAGCTGGACTTCGACGGACTGGAGCTCCGGCTGTACGACGTGGTCGACAACCTCGGGTACGAACGAACGCCGCACATGTTCCTGTACCACCTGAACTTCGGCTGGCCGGTGATCGACGCCGGGACGGAGTTCGTAGCGCCGATCGCCGAGACGACCTGGCGCAGCGACTCTGTTGCCGAGCAGGGTGTTTCGTACCGCGTCCAACCGGATCCGCAGCCCGGGTTCGTCGAGCAGGTGTACGAACACCGCCTGGTCGCGGACCAGGACGGCCGGCACCGGGTCGCCCTCATCCGCGGCGACAGCACGCTCGGCGTCGAGGTGAGCTGGGACGCGGCCACGATGCCCTGCTTCTTCGAGTGGCAGAACCTCCGCAGCGGCCAGTACGCCGTCGGCCTCGAACCGTCCACGCATCACGTCACGGGCGATGCCGCCGCCCGGGAGGACGGCACGATGACCTGGCTCGAACACGGCGAGTCCCGCACCTACCGCACCACGATCCGGGTACTGGACGGCGCCGAGGCCACCGCCGCCGCCCGGGACGCGATCCGCCGCGTGGCCGACCAGCCTGAGGGGAACAACGCATGA
- a CDS encoding ABC transporter substrate-binding protein — MATTSRTRRISRRRGGWFAAALVPALALVSAACGAAAPQTQAGSGGSAGTGKLVVWDWHSGDATTKDYYAKAKADFEAKHPGVQVEFVAQPYDQYYTLLGTAIQAGKGPDISMFNGGAQMRDRATSLLPLDDKVGDLKDRLVGWDAFTKDSATYAVPVTLQGFPFYYNKAVYKKAGLDPEKPPATLAELRTTCAAIKKSGNACFNLGNKEGLGIEFFLSGFGPGAFTTAQYDAWLTGKRDWKSPEVKQIFDLWKQTNDEGWYNKGVNSTAMFNDQFTMFSGGKGGNVIGLISDTAHWKSFDEFLGPDLGVYKPPVSNPAVTSTFLPAEGGIGYGVMKWTKDPALAVDLVKSLASTDAEKLFFDKAGAIAADKTVDTKSVDVEAAADIVSWLPDSKPLLHTALSAKTLDLMHRLSQQLISGDVTVDQVLTQLAASDK, encoded by the coding sequence ATGGCGACCACCTCACGCACCCGGAGGATCAGCAGGCGACGGGGCGGCTGGTTCGCGGCCGCTCTCGTTCCGGCGCTGGCCCTCGTGTCCGCCGCCTGTGGCGCGGCCGCACCGCAGACTCAGGCCGGCAGCGGCGGCAGCGCGGGAACCGGCAAGCTCGTCGTCTGGGACTGGCATTCCGGTGACGCGACCACGAAGGACTACTACGCGAAGGCCAAGGCGGACTTCGAGGCCAAGCACCCGGGTGTCCAGGTCGAGTTCGTCGCCCAGCCGTACGACCAGTACTACACACTGCTCGGTACGGCGATCCAGGCCGGCAAGGGCCCCGACATCTCGATGTTCAACGGTGGCGCGCAGATGCGCGACCGGGCCACGTCGCTGCTGCCGCTGGACGACAAGGTCGGTGACCTGAAGGACCGGCTGGTCGGTTGGGACGCCTTCACGAAGGACAGCGCGACGTACGCCGTGCCGGTCACGCTGCAGGGCTTCCCCTTCTACTACAACAAGGCCGTCTACAAGAAGGCCGGGCTCGACCCGGAGAAGCCGCCGGCGACCCTGGCCGAGCTGCGAACCACCTGCGCCGCGATCAAGAAGTCCGGCAACGCCTGCTTCAACCTCGGCAACAAGGAGGGCCTCGGCATCGAGTTCTTCCTGTCCGGCTTCGGCCCCGGCGCGTTCACGACGGCGCAGTACGACGCCTGGCTGACCGGCAAGCGGGACTGGAAGTCGCCGGAGGTCAAGCAGATCTTCGATCTCTGGAAGCAGACCAACGACGAGGGCTGGTACAACAAGGGCGTCAACTCGACCGCCATGTTCAACGACCAGTTCACGATGTTCTCCGGCGGCAAGGGCGGCAACGTGATCGGCCTGATCTCGGACACCGCGCACTGGAAGTCCTTCGACGAGTTCCTCGGCCCGGACCTCGGCGTCTACAAGCCGCCGGTGTCGAACCCGGCGGTCACCTCGACCTTCCTGCCCGCGGAGGGCGGCATCGGGTACGGCGTGATGAAGTGGACCAAGGACCCGGCGCTCGCGGTCGACCTGGTGAAGAGCCTGGCGAGCACCGACGCGGAGAAGCTGTTCTTCGACAAGGCCGGTGCGATCGCGGCGGACAAGACCGTCGACACCAAGTCGGTCGACGTCGAGGCCGCCGCCGACATCGTGTCCTGGCTGCCCGACAGCAAGCCGCTGCTGCACACCGCCCTGTCCGCGAAGACCCTCGACCTCATGCACCGGCTGTCCCAGCAACTGATCAGCGGTGACGTGACCGTCGACCAGGTCCTGACCCAGCTGGCGGCGTCGGACAAGTGA
- a CDS encoding mandelate racemase/muconate lactonizing enzyme family protein translates to MRITGYRTVTTVHDWGRPIGDANGAVGSGKTSVPVVVLTTDTGLEGIGLGSHEGVDTLFPALDGQDPRAVVALYDRMLAWVFKRGHSGAVFGAIGALDMALWDLKAKAAEQPLWRLLGARDHVVPAYASGLDGPLTDEELTRLHKQFAERGLQAVKLKGGLDVAADLRRLDLLSELYRDETGHAPALMLDANESWSRKEAVRHIRRIEEHADLAWVEEPVRRWDVDGLALVTRSVKAAVATGENLTGLEQFRPLLAANAVDIVQTGSVWGITHFLRVSALAHAFDLPVSPVGYDANPLGHAAAVVPNHLSIEVQDLAMPVGISADQELVDGHLVLGEAPGLGYTLDEDVIARLGEAGSWDDDAGPHVRPDRAGRRLVGKPAIRTGRQEAK, encoded by the coding sequence ATGCGCATCACGGGATATCGCACCGTCACGACGGTGCACGACTGGGGCAGACCGATCGGTGACGCCAACGGAGCGGTCGGGTCCGGCAAGACCTCGGTCCCGGTCGTCGTACTGACCACCGACACCGGCCTCGAGGGGATCGGGCTCGGCTCGCACGAGGGGGTCGACACACTCTTCCCGGCCCTGGACGGCCAGGATCCGCGCGCCGTCGTGGCGTTGTACGACCGGATGCTCGCCTGGGTCTTCAAACGCGGTCACTCCGGTGCGGTCTTCGGTGCCATCGGCGCGCTCGACATGGCGCTGTGGGACCTGAAGGCGAAGGCGGCCGAGCAGCCGTTGTGGCGGCTCCTCGGCGCCCGCGACCACGTCGTACCGGCGTACGCGTCAGGACTCGACGGGCCGTTGACGGACGAGGAGCTGACGAGACTGCACAAGCAGTTCGCGGAGCGCGGTCTGCAGGCGGTGAAGCTCAAGGGCGGGCTCGACGTCGCCGCGGATCTGCGCCGGCTCGACCTGCTGAGCGAGCTGTACCGCGACGAGACCGGGCACGCCCCGGCGCTCATGCTCGACGCGAACGAGTCGTGGTCGCGCAAGGAGGCGGTCCGGCACATCCGGCGGATCGAGGAGCACGCCGACCTGGCGTGGGTCGAGGAGCCGGTACGGCGCTGGGACGTCGACGGGCTCGCCCTGGTCACGCGCTCGGTGAAGGCCGCGGTCGCGACCGGCGAGAACCTCACCGGGCTCGAGCAGTTCCGGCCTCTGCTCGCCGCGAACGCCGTCGACATCGTCCAGACCGGCAGCGTCTGGGGCATCACGCACTTCCTCCGGGTGTCCGCTCTGGCGCACGCGTTCGACCTGCCGGTCTCCCCGGTCGGGTACGACGCCAACCCGCTCGGTCATGCCGCGGCCGTCGTACCCAACCATCTGTCGATCGAGGTCCAGGACCTCGCGATGCCGGTCGGGATCAGCGCGGACCAGGAGCTCGTCGACGGTCACCTGGTGCTCGGCGAGGCACCCGGGCTCGGGTACACGCTCGACGAGGACGTGATCGCGCGGCTCGGCGAGGCAGGCAGCTGGGACGACGACGCCGGACCGCACGTACGCCCGGACCGGGCCGGTCGCCGCCTGGTCGGCAAGCCCGCGATCCGGACCGGACGCCAGGAGGCGAAATGA
- a CDS encoding FCD domain-containing protein translates to MASDPGQATVRLAPAAEVRRPARLADLVVESIVDGVVSGAIPPNAALPPESALSEQFQVSRITVREAVKLLEAKGLVEVRRGVGAVVKDDSSWNLLDSDVLAAAVRNDANLTILDELVGVRVALESSLAGQAAEQATDDDLAAIEAVFHRLEADTSRPEIFIQTDVEFHDRIMAASGNRLARSIVSTVHSQARTSMRYQGHPSVEDVRTTNAEHRIVLDRILARDAAGAATAMTNHIRSAWHRRRPLPPS, encoded by the coding sequence GTGGCGTCAGACCCCGGACAGGCAACCGTGCGACTCGCACCGGCGGCGGAAGTGCGACGCCCGGCGCGACTGGCCGACCTCGTGGTCGAGTCGATCGTCGACGGGGTGGTGTCCGGCGCGATCCCGCCGAACGCCGCGCTACCGCCGGAATCCGCACTGTCCGAGCAGTTCCAGGTCAGCCGGATCACCGTGCGCGAGGCGGTGAAGCTCCTGGAGGCCAAGGGCCTGGTCGAGGTCCGGCGAGGCGTCGGCGCGGTGGTGAAGGACGACTCCAGCTGGAACCTGCTGGACTCCGACGTGCTCGCGGCCGCGGTCCGCAACGACGCGAACCTGACCATCCTCGACGAGCTGGTCGGCGTCCGCGTCGCCCTCGAGTCCAGCCTGGCCGGCCAGGCGGCCGAGCAGGCCACCGACGACGACCTGGCGGCGATCGAGGCGGTCTTCCACCGGCTCGAGGCCGACACGTCGCGGCCGGAGATCTTCATCCAGACCGACGTCGAGTTCCACGACCGCATCATGGCCGCGTCCGGGAACCGGCTGGCCCGCTCGATCGTGAGCACCGTCCACAGCCAGGCCCGCACCAGCATGCGCTACCAGGGCCACCCCAGCGTCGAGGACGTCCGCACCACGAACGCGGAACACCGCATCGTCCTCGATCGGATCCTCGCCCGCGACGCCGCCGGCGCCGCGACGGCGATGACCAACCACATCCGCTCCGCCTGGCACCGCCGCCGCCCACTCCCGCCGAGCTGA
- a CDS encoding carbohydrate ABC transporter substrate-binding protein — MPRYRGLTWDHPRGRDALVEASVHRGIDLTWDVQPLSGFESTPIEQLAERYDLIVLDHPHLGDAVRHLQPVDELLSGEFVGPSVASYRMNGHLWALPLDAATQVAATRADRVGTPPRLWSEVVALSHRAPVALSLAGPHALLTYMSICVALGEEPTFDATETGHRALELMADLTARAPRHSLVLDPIGLLENMVSDDTLAHCPLVYGYVNYARRVTFTDAPSERPGSRPGSTLGGTGLAITRRCEVTPELLDHLRWLLSATAQESFVPAYSGQPARSSAWTSDQVNAPVADFYRATLRTVTEAWVRPRCPGYIGFQTAASEVVREIVYGEVAAAVGLDRIAALWKGIEHE; from the coding sequence ATGCCGCGGTACCGCGGGCTGACCTGGGACCATCCGCGCGGACGGGACGCGCTCGTCGAGGCATCGGTGCACCGGGGGATCGACCTGACCTGGGACGTGCAGCCGCTGAGCGGCTTCGAGTCCACACCGATCGAGCAGTTGGCAGAGCGGTACGACCTGATCGTGCTCGACCATCCGCATCTCGGCGACGCGGTACGGCATCTCCAGCCGGTCGACGAGCTGTTGTCGGGCGAGTTCGTGGGGCCGAGCGTGGCGTCGTACCGGATGAACGGTCATCTGTGGGCGCTTCCGCTCGATGCCGCGACGCAGGTCGCTGCGACTCGGGCGGACCGGGTAGGTACGCCGCCTCGGTTGTGGTCCGAGGTGGTCGCGCTGTCGCACCGGGCGCCGGTGGCGTTGTCGTTGGCGGGTCCGCACGCGCTGCTGACGTACATGTCGATCTGTGTCGCACTGGGTGAGGAGCCGACGTTCGACGCGACCGAGACCGGGCACCGGGCGCTGGAACTCATGGCCGACCTCACGGCTCGTGCGCCGCGGCACTCGTTGGTGCTCGACCCGATCGGGTTGCTGGAGAACATGGTCTCGGACGACACCTTGGCGCACTGTCCGTTGGTCTACGGCTATGTGAACTACGCACGCCGGGTGACGTTCACCGACGCGCCGTCGGAGCGGCCCGGCTCCCGTCCGGGCTCGACGCTCGGCGGCACAGGCCTCGCGATCACCAGGCGATGCGAGGTCACGCCGGAGCTCCTCGACCATCTCCGGTGGTTGCTCTCGGCAACAGCGCAGGAGTCGTTCGTTCCGGCGTACTCCGGTCAGCCGGCGCGCTCGAGCGCTTGGACCTCGGACCAGGTCAACGCGCCGGTGGCGGACTTCTACCGGGCCACGCTCCGCACCGTCACCGAGGCATGGGTCCGGCCGCGGTGCCCGGGCTACATCGGGTTCCAGACCGCGGCGAGCGAGGTGGTCCGGGAGATCGTGTACGGCGAGGTCGCGGCCGCTGTGGGACTGGATCGGATCGCTGCGTTGTGGAAAGGGATCGAGCATGAGTGA
- a CDS encoding SDR family NAD(P)-dependent oxidoreductase: protein MTRSAVVTGAGGSLGRAIALRLANDGYGVALLDLPGDGLAESEAELKATGRPYAALPIDLRDTAAVVRTIEEAEALGPLDVLVNNAAIYPATPFLDVSLEEYDDVVAVNQRAYFVAAQAAARSMRARRAGSIVNVASITWHGGWEKLASYVSTKGAAVALTRALARELGPDGIRVNAVSPGAFPTKAETIHENPAAYTEFVLDHQAIKRRGTPSEIASVVSFLTGPDASFVTGQTINVDGGWVME, encoded by the coding sequence ATGACGAGGTCCGCGGTGGTGACCGGAGCCGGCGGTTCGCTCGGGCGGGCCATCGCGCTGCGGCTGGCGAACGACGGGTACGGCGTCGCGCTGCTCGACCTGCCCGGCGACGGCCTCGCCGAGTCCGAGGCCGAACTGAAGGCGACCGGCCGTCCGTACGCCGCACTGCCGATCGACCTGCGCGACACCGCCGCCGTGGTACGCACGATCGAGGAGGCCGAGGCGCTCGGTCCGCTCGACGTCCTGGTGAACAACGCGGCGATCTATCCGGCCACGCCGTTTCTCGACGTCTCGCTCGAGGAGTACGACGACGTGGTGGCGGTCAACCAGCGGGCGTACTTCGTCGCGGCACAGGCCGCCGCCCGCTCGATGCGGGCCCGCCGAGCGGGATCGATCGTCAACGTCGCCTCGATCACCTGGCACGGCGGCTGGGAGAAGCTGGCGAGCTACGTCAGCACGAAAGGCGCCGCGGTCGCGTTGACCCGGGCCCTCGCGCGTGAGCTCGGCCCCGACGGCATCCGGGTGAACGCGGTGTCGCCGGGTGCGTTCCCGACGAAGGCAGAGACGATCCACGAGAACCCCGCGGCGTACACGGAGTTCGTCCTCGACCACCAGGCGATCAAGCGGCGCGGCACACCGTCCGAGATCGCCTCGGTGGTGTCCTTTCTGACCGGGCCGGACGCGTCGTTCGTCACCGGTCAGACGATCAACGTCGACGGCGGCTGGGTGATGGAGTGA
- a CDS encoding carbohydrate ABC transporter permease: protein MRERGIGRWVVAVPMCLLALATIYPMVFTLNVAMKSRREYVLDRFSLADHLTAANIADAWTSSGLGRYTFNSIVVTGGAVALLLLLGSMAGYAFSQLTFRGRKWLFLVCLGALMIPFQVIMVPFFRVLGQIHLLDTHVGLILAYTGQFLPFTIFLMTSFYSRIPGEIVEAARVDGSTTLGVYRRIMLPLGRPALLSVGILNALFCWNDVLISLLVMQSEQHRTLMVGVTALRGQYSDNIPLFAGGVLVAALPVIAIYLFFQRQITDGVTAGSTKG, encoded by the coding sequence ATGCGCGAGCGTGGCATCGGCCGCTGGGTGGTCGCCGTCCCGATGTGCCTGCTGGCGCTGGCCACCATCTACCCGATGGTGTTCACGCTGAACGTCGCGATGAAGTCGCGGCGCGAGTACGTGCTGGACCGGTTCTCGCTGGCTGATCACCTGACAGCCGCGAACATCGCCGACGCCTGGACCTCGTCCGGTCTGGGCCGCTACACCTTCAACTCGATCGTGGTCACCGGGGGCGCGGTCGCGCTGTTGCTGCTGCTCGGGTCGATGGCCGGGTACGCGTTCAGCCAGTTGACGTTCCGCGGCCGGAAGTGGTTGTTCCTCGTCTGTCTGGGCGCGTTGATGATCCCGTTCCAGGTGATCATGGTGCCGTTCTTCCGGGTGCTCGGGCAGATCCACCTGCTCGACACGCACGTGGGCCTGATCCTCGCCTACACCGGCCAGTTCCTGCCGTTCACGATCTTCCTGATGACGAGTTTCTACTCGCGGATCCCGGGCGAGATCGTCGAGGCCGCGCGGGTGGACGGCAGTACGACGCTCGGCGTGTACCGGCGGATCATGCTGCCGCTCGGACGGCCGGCACTGCTGTCGGTCGGCATCCTGAACGCGTTGTTCTGCTGGAACGACGTCCTCATCTCGCTGCTCGTCATGCAGTCCGAGCAGCATCGCACCCTGATGGTCGGGGTGACCGCGTTGCGCGGCCAGTACTCCGACAACATCCCGCTGTTCGCCGGCGGGGTGCTGGTCGCAGCCCTGCCGGTGATCGCGATCTACCTGTTCTTCCAGCGCCAGATCACCGACGGCGTCACCGCCGGCTCGACCAAGGGATAG